In one window of Solanum pennellii chromosome 2, SPENNV200 DNA:
- the LOC107010967 gene encoding lactosylceramide 4-alpha-galactosyltransferase gives MDGVIKRRSLYAIGSCFLLFLLAYNSSTVFYVQVPVPGNSSPEISSFLTENVARKSRKLVSYSTKAKRSSSVIYAVKEETPLVKPNSQLIISRKNPNMVGFSYDSEAYQPRRRKKKKSLVKGDRIDVFSMRMKEFFGSKASNSSCKFRFFMTWISSIESFGERELFAVESLFKAHPNGCLVIMSTSMDSPRGMQVLNPFLEKGLRVTAISPDFMYLFKNTIAQAWIDNLMKGNIEPGEVSLGQNLSNLLRLGLLYKFGGIYLDTDVIVLKSFGKLRNVIGAQTIDVETRNWSRLNNAVMIFDKRHPLLYKFIEEFALTFDGNKWGHNGPYLVSRVVSRVSGRDGYNFTVLPPMAFYPVDWNRIGSLFLGPRNETQSKWLLLKLQQIRSGSLAVHLWNKQSRELEVEEGSIIQHIMSDCCVFCNSYSSKL, from the coding sequence ATGGATGGTGTCATTAAGAGGAGGTCTTTATATGCAATTGGTTCTTGTTTTCTGCTTTTTCTCTTAGCTTACAACAGTTCCACTGTGTTCTATGTTCAAGTCCCTGTTCCAGGGAACTCTTCGCCGGAGATTTCAAGTTTTTTAACTGAAAATGTCGCCAGAAAATCAAGAAAGTTGGTTTCTTATTCTACTAAAGCTAAACGTTCATCCTCTGTGATATATGCAGTAAAAGAAGAAACCCCACTTGTAAAACCGAACAGCCAGTTGATAATTTCCCGGAAAAATCCAAACATGGTGGGTTTTTCATATGATTCAGAGGCTTATCAACctagaagaaggaaaaagaagaagtcTTTGGTGAAAGGGGACAGAATCGATGTGTTTTCAATGAGAATGAAGGAGTTTTTTGGTTCTAAAGCATCCAATTCTTCTTGTAAGTTTCGATTTTTCATGACTTGGATTTCTTCCATTGAATCTTTTGGTGAAAGGGAACTGTTTGCTGTGGAGAGTCTGTTTAAGGCACACCCAAATGGCTGTTTGGTCATTATGTCTACTTCAATGGATTCTCCAAGAGGAATGCAAGTTTTAAACCCTTTCTTGGAAAAAGGATTAAGGGTAACTGCAATATCACCTGATTTTATGTACTTGTTTAAAAATACTATTGCTCAAGCCTGGATTGATAACTTAATGAAGGGCAATATAGAGCCAGGGGAAGTTTCTTTAGGTCAGAATCTCTCAAATTTGTTAAGACTTGGTTTACTGTATAAGTTTGGTGGGATTTATTTAGATACTGATGTTATAGTGTTGAAGAGTTTTGGGAAGCTAAGGAATGTTATTGGGGCTCAAACTATTGATGTTGAAACAAGAAATTGGAGTAGGTTAAATAATGCTGTAATGATTTTTGATAAGAGGCATCCTTTGTTGTACAAGTTTATTGAAGAATTTGCACTTACATTTGATGGGAACAAATGGGGTCATAATGGTCCTTATTTGGTTTCAAGGGTTGTGTCAAGGGTAAGTGGAAGAGATGGATACAATTTCACTGTTTTGCCCCCAATGGCTTTTTATCCAGTTGATTGGAATAGGATTGGTAGTCTCTTTCTTGGGCCGAGGAACGAGACTCAGTCGAAATGGTTGCTCTTGAAACTCCAGCAGATTCGGAGTGGAAGTTTGGCAGTGCATCTTTGGAACAAGCAAAGTAGAGAGCTTGAGGTTGAAGAAGGAAGCATAATTCAACATATAATGTCAGATTGTTGTGTTTTCTGCAATTCTTACTCATCAAAGTTGTAA